In Micrococcus luteus NCTC 2665, a single window of DNA contains:
- a CDS encoding HGxxPAAW family protein, whose protein sequence is MSHTANTAHTEPTTRRAARRGAVEDVVVTEDGLVLNDPTHLELPGHGNSPGAWAMVALVLVGFVAGCVGLLADWSVVVWIGLALMAVGVVVGIVAGKAGAGRGQHGH, encoded by the coding sequence ATGAGCCACACCGCGAACACCGCGCACACCGAGCCCACCACCCGTCGCGCCGCCCGCCGCGGCGCCGTCGAGGACGTCGTCGTCACCGAGGACGGCCTGGTGCTCAACGACCCGACCCACCTCGAGCTGCCGGGCCACGGCAACTCGCCCGGCGCGTGGGCCATGGTGGCGCTCGTGCTCGTCGGCTTCGTGGCCGGCTGCGTCGGCCTGCTCGCCGACTGGAGCGTCGTCGTGTGGATCGGGCTCGCCCTGATGGCCGTGGGCGTCGTCGTGGGCATCGTCGCCGGCAAGGCCGGCGCGGGTCGCGGCCAGCACGGTCACTGA
- the trpB gene encoding tryptophan synthase subunit beta — MSADRPSTEPAIEFEGPYQGQAGPYFGDYGGQWMPESLMAALQELTRTYEEARQDPAFEAELRTLFRDYVNRPSLLTEVPRFAADTPGVRIFLKREDLNHTGSHKINNVIGQALLARRMGKTRLIAETGAGQHGVATATAAALFGMECTVYMGEEDTRRQALNVARMQMLGAEVVPVAIGARTLKDAINEALRDWVASVDTTHYLMGTVTGPHPFPAMVRYFHSVIGEEAREQILAQAGRLPDAVAACVGGGSNAMGLFHGFLDDPEVELYGFEAGGEGLETGRHAASITLGRTGVLHGARTYLMQDEDGQTIDSHSISAGLDYPAVGPEHAFLHDTGRAVYEPVSDTECMDAFLRLTRTEGITPAIESAHALAGALRLARRWADEGLVGPDAPEGEERIIIVNLSGRGDKDVATAAAWFGLGTAAEEKDPLEEMTPGEEQ; from the coding sequence ATGAGCGCCGACCGTCCGAGCACCGAGCCCGCGATCGAGTTCGAGGGGCCCTATCAGGGTCAGGCCGGGCCCTACTTCGGCGACTACGGCGGGCAGTGGATGCCCGAGTCCCTCATGGCCGCGCTGCAGGAGCTCACCCGCACCTACGAGGAGGCGCGGCAGGACCCCGCCTTCGAAGCCGAGCTGCGGACCCTGTTCCGGGACTACGTGAACCGGCCCTCCCTGCTGACCGAGGTGCCGCGGTTCGCCGCGGATACCCCCGGGGTGCGCATCTTCCTCAAGCGCGAGGACCTCAACCACACCGGCTCGCACAAGATCAACAACGTGATCGGCCAGGCGCTGCTCGCCCGCCGCATGGGCAAGACGCGCCTGATCGCGGAGACCGGCGCCGGCCAGCACGGCGTGGCCACGGCGACGGCGGCCGCGCTGTTCGGCATGGAGTGCACCGTGTACATGGGGGAGGAGGACACCCGCCGCCAGGCCCTGAACGTGGCCCGCATGCAGATGCTCGGCGCCGAGGTGGTGCCCGTGGCGATCGGCGCCCGCACCCTCAAGGACGCGATCAACGAGGCCCTGCGGGACTGGGTCGCCTCCGTGGACACCACGCATTACCTGATGGGCACGGTCACGGGCCCGCACCCGTTCCCCGCCATGGTGCGCTACTTCCACTCCGTGATCGGCGAGGAGGCCCGCGAGCAGATCCTGGCGCAGGCCGGCCGCCTGCCGGACGCCGTCGCGGCGTGCGTGGGCGGCGGGTCCAACGCGATGGGCCTGTTCCACGGCTTCCTCGACGACCCTGAGGTGGAGCTCTACGGCTTCGAGGCCGGGGGCGAGGGCCTCGAGACCGGTCGCCACGCCGCGTCCATCACGCTCGGACGCACCGGCGTGCTGCACGGCGCCCGCACGTACCTGATGCAGGACGAGGACGGGCAGACGATCGACTCCCACTCGATCTCCGCCGGCCTGGACTACCCGGCCGTCGGCCCGGAGCACGCCTTCCTGCACGACACGGGCCGCGCCGTCTACGAGCCGGTCTCGGACACCGAGTGCATGGACGCCTTCCTCCGGCTCACGCGCACCGAGGGCATCACGCCCGCCATCGAGTCGGCCCACGCCCTGGCCGGCGCGCTGCGCCTGGCCCGCCGCTGGGCGGACGAGGGCCTCGTGGGGCCGGACGCCCCGGAGGGGGAGGAGCGGATCATCATCGTGAACCTCTCCGGCCGCGGGGACAAGGACGTCGCCACGGCGGCGGCCTGGTTCGGCCTCGGCACGGCCGCGGAGGAGAAGGACCCGCTCGAGGAGATGACCCCCGGAGAGGAGCAGTGA
- a CDS encoding Trp biosynthesis-associated membrane protein, which yields MRRRTVVLAALAAGALVLLTAGRTWVTATGLSGGIASEATTSGGAAAPVATAMALVVMAGALALTTARRLGAVIVGVLMALAGVVIASTSVTAALDPATTAAAAVADATGTTALAQDYAVTAWPWVAAAGGVLAALCGVAAALAGRGWRSSRRYEKAPAASEPGPAAAGEQPAQSAREAAQRRRVDQMDAWDELSRGNDPT from the coding sequence ATGCGCCGCCGCACCGTGGTCCTCGCCGCGCTGGCCGCCGGCGCGCTCGTCCTGCTCACCGCGGGCCGCACGTGGGTGACCGCCACGGGCCTGTCCGGCGGGATCGCCTCGGAGGCGACGACGTCGGGCGGCGCCGCCGCGCCCGTCGCCACGGCCATGGCGCTCGTCGTGATGGCCGGTGCTCTCGCCCTGACCACCGCCCGGCGCCTCGGCGCCGTGATCGTCGGCGTCCTCATGGCGCTCGCCGGGGTCGTGATCGCCTCGACCTCGGTCACCGCCGCCCTGGACCCGGCGACGACGGCGGCCGCCGCGGTCGCCGACGCGACCGGGACCACCGCGCTCGCGCAGGACTACGCCGTGACGGCGTGGCCGTGGGTCGCGGCGGCCGGTGGCGTCCTTGCGGCGCTGTGCGGCGTCGCGGCGGCACTGGCGGGCCGTGGCTGGCGTTCGTCCCGGCGCTACGAGAAGGCGCCTGCGGCCTCCGAGCCCGGCCCGGCCGCCGCCGGGGAGCAGCCCGCGCAGTCCGCCCGCGAGGCGGCCCAGCGCCGGCGCGTGGACCAGATGGACGCGTGGGACGAGCTGTCCCGCGGCAACGACCCCACGTGA
- the hisI gene encoding phosphoribosyl-AMP cyclohydrolase produces the protein MSISPPDDLVASVTFDDRGLVPAIAQQEGTGEVLMMAWMNAESLRATLETGWATYWSRSRGELWRKGETSGHLQRVRAVHADCDGDTLLLTVDQTGPACHTGTRTCFTGRELVMPPAAVDPEEAAR, from the coding sequence ATGAGCATCTCCCCGCCCGACGACCTCGTGGCCTCCGTGACCTTCGACGACCGGGGCCTGGTGCCCGCCATCGCCCAGCAGGAGGGCACCGGCGAGGTGCTCATGATGGCGTGGATGAACGCGGAGTCCCTGCGCGCGACGCTCGAGACCGGCTGGGCCACCTACTGGTCCCGCTCGCGCGGCGAGCTGTGGCGCAAGGGGGAGACCTCGGGCCACCTGCAGCGGGTGCGCGCGGTCCACGCGGACTGCGACGGCGACACCCTGCTGCTCACCGTGGACCAGACCGGCCCCGCCTGCCACACGGGCACCCGCACCTGCTTCACCGGCCGCGAGCTCGTCATGCCGCCGGCCGCCGTCGACCCTGAGGAGGCCGCCCGATGA
- the trpC gene encoding indole-3-glycerol phosphate synthase TrpC — protein MSVLQEIIDGVREDLEPRRRDLPEARLAELVAAAPAPRDAHAALHGGRTDPAGIRVISEVKRASPSKGALAEIPEPATLARAYERGGASAVSVLTEARRFGGSLADLDAVRAAVDLPVLRKDFTVTEYQIHEARAHGADLVLLIVAALDDAELAGFLQLTESLGMHALVEAHTPEEIERGVAAGARILGVNVRNLKTLDVDPARYAALADGLPEDVVRVAESGVESEAQIKAYAAAGADVVLVGEALVRHGAPEEALRAFRAASLTVR, from the coding sequence GTGTCCGTCCTCCAGGAGATCATCGACGGCGTCCGCGAGGACCTCGAGCCACGTCGCCGTGACCTGCCCGAGGCGCGCCTGGCCGAGCTGGTGGCCGCCGCCCCCGCGCCGCGTGACGCCCACGCGGCCCTGCACGGCGGACGCACCGACCCCGCGGGGATCCGGGTGATCTCCGAGGTGAAGCGGGCGAGCCCCTCCAAGGGCGCGCTCGCCGAGATCCCCGAGCCGGCCACCCTGGCCCGCGCGTACGAGCGCGGCGGCGCCAGCGCCGTCTCCGTGCTCACCGAGGCCCGCCGCTTCGGCGGCAGCCTGGCCGACCTGGACGCCGTGCGCGCCGCCGTCGATCTGCCGGTCCTGCGCAAGGACTTCACCGTCACCGAGTACCAGATCCACGAGGCCCGCGCCCACGGGGCCGACCTGGTCCTGCTGATCGTGGCCGCCCTCGACGACGCCGAGCTGGCCGGCTTCCTGCAGCTCACCGAGTCCCTGGGCATGCACGCCCTCGTGGAGGCCCACACGCCCGAGGAGATCGAGCGCGGCGTCGCCGCCGGCGCCCGCATCCTCGGCGTCAACGTGCGCAACCTCAAGACCCTGGACGTCGACCCGGCCCGCTACGCCGCGCTGGCCGACGGGCTGCCCGAGGACGTCGTCCGGGTCGCCGAGTCGGGCGTCGAGTCCGAGGCGCAGATCAAGGCCTACGCCGCCGCAGGCGCCGACGTCGTGCTCGTGGGCGAGGCCCTCGTGCGCCACGGCGCCCCCGAGGAGGCGCTGCGCGCGTTCCGCGCCGCGTCCCTCACCGTCCGCTGA
- a CDS encoding chorismate-binding protein has product MTAATTPSRAEFLRLADTARVIPVVRTVLADGLTPLAIHRRLAGSRPGTFLMESATPGAAWSRYSFIGAGSAVTLTSRDGEAHWQGTPPEGLPTQGRALDVLAACLRLLRTDVRAEVGGVLPHLVSGMAGFLGWNTVRAWERLPHPPEDHLGLPDLAMNLVTDLAVHDALDGTVTLIANAVNGNGLATGADRAYDDALARLDAMAERLAAPAADPVSDVPRRWLEADADEVAAQAEDRWGPAGFREAVAKAQRAIRDGEVFQAVVSRRLSVTTDATGLDVYRVLRTVNPSPYMYLFSFETPDGEPYEIVGSSPEALVTVRDRRVVTHPIAGSRRRGATAEDDRLLGKDLLEDEKERAEHLMLVDLSRNDLSRVCRPGTVEVTQFMELEAFSHILHLVSHVEGRMRDDVDALDVLRAAFPAGTLSGAPKPRALQLLDEWEPTARGPYGGVVGYFDLAGNMDMAINIRSATLHRGQAHVQAGAGIVADSDPDAETAETVTKATAPLRSVLTAGELGQA; this is encoded by the coding sequence ATGACCGCCGCCACCACTCCCTCCCGTGCGGAGTTCCTGCGTCTGGCGGACACCGCCCGCGTGATCCCCGTGGTCCGCACGGTGCTGGCGGACGGCCTCACGCCGCTGGCGATCCATCGGCGCCTGGCTGGCTCCCGCCCCGGCACCTTCCTGATGGAGTCCGCCACCCCGGGGGCGGCCTGGTCCCGGTACAGCTTCATCGGGGCCGGCTCCGCCGTCACCCTGACCTCGCGGGACGGCGAGGCGCACTGGCAGGGCACCCCGCCCGAGGGGCTGCCCACGCAGGGCCGAGCCCTGGACGTGCTCGCGGCGTGCCTGCGCCTGCTGCGCACGGACGTGCGCGCCGAGGTCGGAGGCGTTCTGCCGCACCTCGTCTCCGGCATGGCCGGCTTCCTGGGGTGGAACACGGTCCGCGCGTGGGAGCGCCTGCCGCACCCGCCCGAGGACCACCTCGGCCTGCCCGACCTCGCGATGAACCTCGTCACCGACCTGGCCGTGCACGATGCCCTCGACGGCACCGTGACGCTGATCGCCAACGCGGTGAACGGCAACGGCCTGGCCACCGGTGCGGACCGCGCCTACGACGACGCGCTCGCCCGCCTGGACGCGATGGCCGAGCGCCTGGCCGCCCCGGCCGCGGACCCGGTCAGCGACGTCCCGCGCCGCTGGCTCGAGGCGGACGCGGACGAGGTCGCCGCCCAGGCCGAGGACCGGTGGGGCCCCGCCGGGTTCCGCGAGGCCGTCGCGAAGGCCCAGCGGGCGATCCGCGACGGCGAGGTGTTCCAGGCCGTCGTCTCCCGCCGTCTCTCGGTCACCACGGACGCCACCGGTCTGGACGTGTACCGCGTCCTGCGCACGGTGAACCCGAGCCCCTACATGTACCTCTTCTCCTTCGAGACCCCGGACGGGGAGCCGTACGAGATCGTGGGCTCCTCGCCCGAGGCGCTCGTCACCGTGCGGGACCGCCGCGTGGTCACCCATCCGATCGCCGGCTCACGGCGGCGCGGGGCCACCGCGGAGGACGACCGCCTCCTCGGCAAGGACCTGCTGGAGGACGAGAAGGAGCGGGCCGAACACCTCATGCTCGTGGACCTCTCCCGCAACGACCTCTCGCGCGTGTGCCGCCCCGGCACCGTCGAGGTCACCCAGTTCATGGAGCTCGAGGCGTTCAGCCACATCCTCCACCTGGTCTCGCACGTGGAGGGCCGCATGCGCGACGACGTCGACGCGCTCGACGTCCTCCGCGCCGCCTTCCCCGCCGGCACGCTGTCCGGCGCCCCGAAGCCCCGCGCCCTGCAGCTGCTGGACGAGTGGGAGCCGACCGCGCGCGGGCCCTACGGCGGCGTCGTCGGCTACTTCGACCTGGCGGGCAACATGGACATGGCGATCAACATCCGCTCGGCCACGCTGCACCGCGGCCAGGCGCACGTGCAGGCCGGCGCCGGCATCGTCGCCGACTCCGACCCCGACGCCGAGACCGCCGAGACCGTCACCAAGGCGACGGCGCCGCTGCGGTCCGTGCTGACCGCGGGCGAGCTGGGGCAGGCGTGA
- the lgt gene encoding prolipoprotein diacylglyceryl transferase, with the protein MTAALAPLAAFPAPGWDGFQLGPVKIHAYALCIILGIVLALWLAERRWRARGGPEDRVLDIALWAIPFGFVGGRLYHVFSSPDRYFGPGFDGTGDPIQILYVWNGGLGIWGAIALGAVGAWIACRRYGLRLTAFGDVVAPGILLAQAIGRWGNWFNQELFGGPTTLPWGLEVDPASPNFPAGYAPDTLFHPTFLYECLWNLAGVALLLLVDRALHLRHGLMLWSYVAWYTAGRTWIEMLRIDDAEMVTLFGVTQRLNVWTSLLVFVIALAFIVGILLRHRGAAAGPHAHQSVWRAGHAPEGDDGAAVAAGRSGSHAVGAAEDDAVRR; encoded by the coding sequence GTGACCGCCGCCCTGGCCCCGCTCGCCGCCTTCCCCGCCCCCGGGTGGGACGGGTTCCAGCTGGGCCCGGTGAAGATCCACGCGTACGCGCTGTGCATCATCCTGGGCATCGTCCTGGCGCTGTGGCTCGCCGAGCGTCGGTGGCGCGCCCGCGGCGGCCCCGAGGACCGTGTGCTCGACATCGCCCTGTGGGCCATCCCGTTCGGCTTCGTGGGCGGTCGGCTCTACCACGTGTTCTCCTCACCGGACCGGTACTTCGGGCCCGGCTTCGACGGCACGGGCGACCCGATCCAGATCCTGTACGTGTGGAACGGTGGACTGGGCATCTGGGGCGCGATCGCCCTCGGCGCCGTGGGCGCGTGGATCGCGTGCCGCCGCTACGGGCTGCGGCTGACGGCCTTCGGCGACGTCGTCGCGCCGGGCATCCTGCTGGCCCAGGCCATCGGCCGGTGGGGCAACTGGTTCAACCAGGAGCTCTTCGGCGGCCCGACGACCCTGCCCTGGGGGCTCGAGGTCGACCCGGCCAGCCCGAACTTCCCGGCCGGCTACGCCCCGGACACGCTGTTCCACCCCACGTTCCTCTACGAGTGCCTGTGGAACCTGGCCGGGGTCGCGCTGCTGCTCCTCGTGGACCGCGCGCTGCACCTGCGCCACGGCCTCATGCTGTGGTCCTACGTCGCCTGGTACACCGCGGGCCGCACGTGGATCGAGATGCTGCGCATCGACGACGCCGAGATGGTCACGCTCTTCGGCGTCACCCAGCGGCTCAACGTGTGGACGTCCCTGCTGGTGTTCGTCATCGCCCTCGCGTTCATCGTCGGGATCCTGCTGCGCCATCGCGGCGCGGCCGCCGGCCCCCACGCCCACCAGAGCGTGTGGCGCGCCGGGCACGCCCCCGAGGGCGACGACGGCGCCGCCGTCGCCGCGGGCCGCTCCGGGTCCCACGCCGTGGGCGCGGCGGAGGACGACGCCGTCCGGCGCTGA
- the trpA gene encoding tryptophan synthase subunit alpha: protein MTGMTVHSKTAAALDAAKAAGRTGLVAFLPAGYPSVDECVEAVVAAAENGADVIELGLPYTDPVMDGPVIQAATQTALQAGFRVADVFDIIRRVTQRTDAAVLVMTYWNLVDRMGVDEFARRLAEAGGAGLVTPDLVPEEAGAWMEASDRHGLDRVFLTAPSSTDERVRLTVDSSRGFVYAVSVMGVTGTRDTVSTVAETVVRRAQDAGAEHVCVGLGVSQAAHVREIGAYADGAIVGTALVRALTDGGPQAVGTLTRELAAGTVREG, encoded by the coding sequence GTGACCGGCATGACCGTGCACTCCAAGACCGCCGCGGCCCTGGACGCCGCGAAGGCGGCCGGCCGCACCGGCCTCGTCGCCTTCCTGCCGGCCGGCTACCCGTCCGTGGACGAGTGCGTCGAGGCCGTCGTCGCCGCCGCGGAGAACGGCGCCGACGTCATCGAGCTGGGCCTGCCCTACACGGACCCCGTGATGGACGGCCCCGTGATCCAGGCCGCGACCCAGACGGCGCTGCAGGCGGGTTTCCGCGTGGCCGACGTCTTCGACATCATCCGACGGGTGACCCAGCGCACCGACGCCGCGGTGCTGGTGATGACCTACTGGAACCTCGTGGACCGCATGGGCGTCGACGAGTTCGCGCGCCGCCTCGCGGAGGCCGGGGGCGCCGGTCTCGTCACCCCTGACCTCGTGCCCGAGGAGGCCGGCGCCTGGATGGAGGCCTCGGACCGTCACGGCCTGGACCGCGTGTTCCTCACCGCGCCCTCGTCCACGGACGAGCGGGTGCGCCTCACCGTCGACTCCTCCCGCGGCTTCGTGTACGCCGTGTCGGTCATGGGCGTCACCGGCACCCGCGACACGGTGTCCACCGTCGCCGAGACCGTGGTCCGCCGGGCTCAGGATGCCGGGGCGGAGCACGTGTGCGTCGGCCTCGGCGTCTCCCAGGCGGCGCACGTCCGCGAGATCGGCGCCTACGCCGACGGCGCGATCGTCGGCACGGCCCTGGTGCGCGCGCTGACGGACGGCGGGCCGCAGGCCGTGGGGACGCTGACCCGCGAGCTCGCCGCCGGCACGGTCCGAGAGGGCTGA